In the genome of Streptomyces collinus, one region contains:
- a CDS encoding SpoIIE family protein phosphatase translates to MTTGLIPGGQPPDPRPTGALPQQRREPAGHAAQHVENRSRSSVITARAAASFEPVGRSVASARSFVRDTLQGWGFADIVDDAVVLTSELVTNAVVHAGTSADVLCLRSDEGVRIEVADRYPEREIPLQGTAVNMGSPDREGGRGLQLCAALAGRWGVEYIPTHKTVWFQLDLPARAVGTRAAGPALPSELLPLADSRVRVAVVQVDRTGHIAAWNEDAEDLFGYSAEQVTGKPLTDLAAWPHTPGTSTGIAEALRLSRWEGSYGIRASTGRVTPVYASHLRVRDTAGEPSTVCLLVRDHERAVLQTPLRGPASDSSTRSEGQNTDPFEVFIGYPAPDDLDGLLQRTVERARDMLDGDSAFLLLATDDETELEVRASTGLPSARQRFARVPVEAGPGRYGSARMPAVHDDLTAVPGAVPLLNGTGMRSVVTVPLKVEGRLTGSLGVAAEAPGRYSNEEALRLQFAADRIALAVESARLGELERLRRGSLNFLVEASDLLAGTLDRDQTLALMAQMTVPTLATWCAVYTIAHQASEPYLSYVLHEDEELIDGIKSLLSKIAPPDPVPTPGARVWSAPGEMAHQAALRSSMRSLGLSGSQTRQVTPGIGPTLATASAVGGETVVLPLVARNRVIGMLTLGKPTDEHFRQEILELAEDLSRRAALALDNARLYSERTAISQSLQRSLLPPELPEIDGVEVEVIYRAAGEGNEVGGDFYDVFPIRDGAYGFAIGDVCGTGPNAAAVTGLARHALRLLAREGLTGPTVLERLNSAILDEGARSRFLTLLYGEMRPQEDGSAELKVVCAGHPLPLRLRQDGTVEPAAEPQPLLGVIEDLELYEQTVTLDPGDVLLCVTDGVTERREGARMLGDDGLADVLTTCTGLTAGAVAARIMRAVERFASDAPSDDMAILAMRVPGLHQD, encoded by the coding sequence ATGACCACCGGACTGATCCCGGGGGGACAGCCCCCGGACCCCCGGCCGACGGGCGCCCTGCCCCAGCAGCGGCGCGAGCCGGCCGGCCACGCAGCCCAGCACGTCGAGAACCGGTCGAGGAGTTCTGTGATCACCGCGCGCGCGGCCGCCAGTTTCGAGCCCGTCGGGCGATCGGTCGCGAGCGCCCGCTCCTTTGTCCGCGACACCCTCCAGGGCTGGGGCTTCGCGGACATCGTCGACGACGCCGTCGTTCTCACGAGCGAACTGGTGACCAACGCCGTGGTCCACGCCGGCACCTCCGCCGACGTGCTGTGCCTGCGCAGCGACGAGGGCGTCCGCATCGAGGTGGCCGACCGCTACCCCGAACGCGAGATCCCCCTCCAGGGTACGGCCGTCAACATGGGTAGCCCCGACCGCGAGGGCGGCCGCGGCCTTCAGCTGTGCGCGGCCCTCGCCGGCCGCTGGGGCGTCGAGTACATCCCCACCCACAAGACCGTCTGGTTCCAACTGGACCTGCCCGCACGCGCGGTGGGCACCCGAGCGGCCGGCCCTGCCCTCCCCTCTGAACTCCTCCCCCTCGCCGACAGCCGGGTCCGCGTGGCCGTCGTCCAGGTCGACCGCACCGGCCACATCGCCGCCTGGAACGAGGACGCCGAGGACCTCTTCGGCTACTCGGCCGAGCAGGTCACCGGCAAGCCCCTGACCGACCTCGCGGCCTGGCCGCACACCCCCGGCACCAGCACCGGCATCGCCGAGGCCCTGCGCCTCTCCCGCTGGGAAGGCAGCTACGGCATCCGCGCCTCCACCGGCCGCGTCACCCCCGTCTACGCCTCCCACCTGCGCGTCCGCGACACCGCAGGCGAGCCGTCAACCGTGTGCCTCCTGGTACGGGACCACGAACGGGCAGTTCTGCAGACCCCGCTGCGCGGCCCCGCCTCCGACAGCTCCACCCGCTCCGAGGGGCAGAACACCGACCCCTTCGAGGTGTTCATCGGCTACCCCGCCCCGGACGACCTCGACGGCCTCCTCCAGCGCACGGTGGAGCGCGCCCGCGACATGCTCGACGGCGACTCGGCGTTCCTCCTGCTGGCCACGGACGACGAGACGGAGCTGGAGGTCCGTGCCTCAACCGGCCTGCCCTCGGCCCGCCAGCGCTTCGCACGCGTCCCCGTCGAGGCCGGCCCCGGCCGCTACGGTTCGGCCCGCATGCCTGCCGTCCACGACGATCTGACGGCGGTCCCTGGCGCGGTACCGCTTCTGAACGGCACGGGCATGCGCTCGGTCGTCACGGTCCCGCTGAAGGTGGAGGGCCGTCTCACAGGGTCCCTCGGCGTCGCCGCCGAGGCGCCCGGCAGATACTCCAACGAGGAGGCCCTGCGCCTCCAGTTCGCCGCCGACCGCATCGCGCTCGCCGTCGAATCGGCCCGCCTCGGCGAACTGGAACGTCTGCGCCGCGGCTCCCTGAACTTCCTGGTGGAGGCCTCCGACCTACTCGCAGGCACCCTGGACCGCGACCAGACCCTCGCCCTGATGGCCCAGATGACGGTCCCCACCCTCGCCACCTGGTGCGCCGTCTACACCATCGCCCACCAGGCCTCGGAGCCATACCTGTCGTACGTCCTGCATGAGGACGAGGAACTCATCGACGGCATCAAGTCCCTGCTGTCGAAGATCGCCCCGCCCGACCCGGTGCCGACCCCCGGAGCACGCGTCTGGTCGGCCCCCGGCGAGATGGCCCACCAGGCGGCTCTGCGCAGCTCCATGCGCAGCCTCGGTCTCAGCGGCAGCCAGACCCGTCAGGTCACGCCCGGCATCGGTCCCACTCTTGCGACCGCCTCCGCCGTCGGCGGCGAGACCGTGGTCCTCCCGCTGGTCGCCCGCAACCGTGTCATCGGCATGCTGACCCTCGGCAAGCCCACCGACGAACACTTCCGCCAGGAGATCCTGGAACTGGCCGAGGACCTCTCCCGCCGAGCCGCCCTGGCCCTGGACAACGCCCGCCTCTACTCGGAGCGCACGGCGATCAGCCAGTCCCTCCAGCGCAGCCTCCTGCCCCCGGAGCTCCCCGAGATCGACGGAGTCGAGGTCGAGGTCATCTACCGCGCCGCCGGCGAGGGCAACGAGGTCGGCGGCGACTTCTACGACGTCTTCCCCATCCGCGACGGCGCCTACGGCTTCGCCATCGGCGACGTCTGCGGCACGGGCCCGAACGCGGCAGCGGTCACCGGCCTGGCCCGCCACGCCCTGCGCCTCCTGGCCCGCGAGGGCCTCACCGGCCCGACGGTCCTGGAACGCCTGAACTCCGCGATCCTCGACGAAGGCGCCCGCAGCCGCTTCCTCACCCTCCTCTACGGCGAGATGCGCCCCCAGGAGGACGGCAGCGCGGAACTGAAGGTCGTCTGTGCCGGCCACCCGCTCCCGCTGCGCCTGCGCCAGGACGGCACGGTCGAACCGGCCGCCGAGCCCCAGCCGCTGCTCGGCGTCATCGAGGATCTGGAGCTCTACGAGCAGACCGTCACCCTCGACCCGGGCGACGTCCTCCTGTGCGTCACGGACGGCGTCACCGAACGCCGCGAGGGCGCCCGCATGCTCGGCGACGACGGCCTCGCCGACGTCCTCACGACCTGCACGGGTCTCACGGCCGGCGCAGTGGCTGCCCGCATCATGCGCGCGGTGGAACGCTTCGCGTCGGATGCCCCTTCGGACGACATGGCGATCCTCGCGATGCGCGTCCCCGGCCTCCACCAGGACTAG
- a CDS encoding HAMP domain-containing protein codes for MESGAATRGKKARAKGGQSPINQGKVRSGTTEVDTAALNRLMAALVSMRDGNFRKRLTVSGDGVMAEIAAVFNEVADRNLHLTGELSRVRRMVGREGKLTERLETGACEGSWATAIDNSNALVDDLVRPVSEVGRVLSAVAEGDLSPRMELRTQAPDGNSQPLRGEFLKVGRTVNNLVDQLSTFTDEVTRVASEVGTEGKLGGQARVRGMSGSWRDLTDSVNTMANRLTAQVRDIALVTTAVAKGDLSRKVTVQVAGEMLELKNTVNTMVDQLSAFSSEVTRVAREVGTEGALGGQAQVPGVAGVWKELTDSVNTMAGNLTAQVRGIAEVTTAVANGDLSRKVTVPARGEVAQLADTINQMTETLRIFADEVTRVANEVGAEGQLGGQANVPGAAGTWKDLTDSVNTVFRNLTTQVRDIAAVTTAVANGDLSQKVTVDVAGEMLELKNTVNTMVDQLSAFGAEVTRVAREIGVEGELGGQAQVPGVAGTWKDLTDSVNTAFRNLTGQVRNIAQVTTAVANGDLSQKVTVDVSGEMLKMKNTVNTMVDQLSSFADQVTRMARDVGTEGRLGGQARVDGVSGTWKELTDSVNSMAGNLTSQVRNIAQVTTAVARGDLSQKIDVDARGEILELKNTINTMVDQLSAFADQVTRVAREVGTDGRLGGQAQVPGVAGVWRDLTDSVNGMASKLTGQVRNIAQVATAVARGDLSQKITVDARGEILELKNTLNTMVDQLSSFAEEVTRVAREVGTEGILGGQAEVQGVSGTWKDLTQSVNGMANNLTIQVRNIAEVTTAVARGDLSKKITVDAKGEILELVTTVNTMVDQLSSFAEQVTRVAREVGTEGILGGQAHVPGVTGIWKDLSDNVNLMAKNLTTQVRNISQVSAAVANGDLTRQVTIEARGEVAQLADTINTMVKTLSSFAEQVTKVAREVGTDGILGGQAHVPGVAGTWKDLTESVNQMASNLTGQVRNIAMVTTAIAKGDLTKKIDIDARGEILELKTTINTMVDQLSSFAEEVTRVAREVGTEGQLGGQARVRDVDGTWRDLTESVNEMAGNLTRQVRAIARVATAVTRGDLNLKIDVDASGEIQELQDYINKMIANLRDTTIANKEQDWLKGNLARISALMQGRRDLEDVASLIMSELTPVVSAQHGAFFVAMPLVDGEDISATDEDQYELRMLGSYGYSMGSMPTSFQPGEALVGTAAEEKRTILVENAPSGYLRISSGLGEAPPAQVIVLPVLFEGSVLGVIELASFTPFTQIQKDFLNQIAEMIATSVNTISVNTKTELLLAQSQELTEQLRERSAELEQRQKALQASNAELEEKAELLAQQNRDIEVKNTEIEEARQVLEERAEQLAVSMRYKSEFLANMSHELRTPLNSLLILAKLLADNAEGNLSPKQVEFAETIHGAGSDLLQLINDILDLSKVEAGKMDVSPTRIALVQLVDYVEATFRPLTAEKGLDLSVRVSPELPATLHTDEQRLLQVLRNLLSNAVKFTDSGSVELVIRPAREDVPQKIREQLLETGSLTDPDAGLIAFSVTDTGIGIASSKMRVIFEAFKQADGTTSRKYGGTGLGLSISREIAQLLGGEIYAQSEPGRGSTFTLYLPLYPSELPPQGYQQQLPALEAGDLVASASELSDVEAETPAEVTSYRETQNGPAALFRRRRRMPELPPRPAQLEQWTPSEQEPAPRANRGIRFGGQKVLIVDDDIRNVFALTSVLEQHGLSVLYAENGREGIEVLEQHDDVAVVLMDIMMPEMDGYATTTAIRRMPQFAGLPIIALTAKAMKGDREKAIESGASDYVTKPVDPDHLLAVMDQWMRGE; via the coding sequence GTGGAGTCTGGCGCAGCGACGCGTGGCAAGAAGGCGCGCGCGAAAGGCGGACAGTCCCCGATCAACCAGGGCAAGGTACGCAGTGGCACGACCGAGGTGGACACGGCGGCCCTGAACCGGCTGATGGCGGCCCTGGTGTCGATGCGGGACGGGAACTTCCGCAAGCGGCTCACGGTCTCCGGCGACGGTGTGATGGCCGAGATCGCCGCGGTCTTCAACGAAGTGGCCGACCGCAATCTGCATCTGACGGGTGAGCTGTCGCGGGTGCGGCGGATGGTGGGTCGCGAGGGCAAGCTCACCGAGCGGCTGGAGACGGGTGCCTGTGAGGGCTCCTGGGCGACGGCGATCGACAACTCGAACGCCCTGGTGGACGACTTGGTGCGGCCGGTTTCCGAGGTCGGCCGGGTGCTGTCGGCGGTGGCTGAGGGTGATCTGTCGCCGCGGATGGAGCTGCGGACTCAGGCGCCGGACGGGAACAGTCAGCCCCTGCGGGGAGAGTTCCTCAAGGTCGGGCGGACCGTCAACAACCTGGTCGACCAGCTGTCGACGTTCACCGACGAGGTCACGCGTGTGGCCAGTGAGGTGGGCACCGAGGGCAAGCTGGGCGGGCAGGCCCGTGTACGGGGCATGTCGGGTTCGTGGCGGGACCTGACGGACTCCGTCAACACGATGGCGAACCGGCTCACGGCCCAGGTGAGGGACATCGCGCTGGTGACGACGGCGGTCGCCAAGGGTGATCTGTCCCGGAAGGTCACGGTCCAGGTCGCCGGCGAGATGCTGGAGCTGAAGAACACCGTCAACACGATGGTGGACCAGCTGTCGGCGTTCTCCTCCGAGGTGACCCGGGTGGCCCGGGAGGTGGGCACCGAGGGTGCGCTGGGCGGTCAGGCGCAGGTGCCGGGCGTCGCCGGTGTGTGGAAAGAACTGACCGATTCGGTGAACACCATGGCCGGGAACCTCACGGCCCAGGTGCGCGGGATCGCGGAGGTGACGACCGCGGTCGCCAACGGTGACCTGTCACGCAAGGTGACCGTGCCGGCGCGCGGTGAGGTCGCCCAGCTCGCCGACACGATCAACCAGATGACCGAGACGCTGCGGATCTTCGCGGACGAGGTCACGCGCGTGGCCAACGAGGTCGGGGCCGAGGGGCAGCTCGGGGGCCAGGCGAACGTGCCGGGTGCGGCGGGGACGTGGAAGGACCTCACCGATTCGGTGAACACGGTCTTCCGGAACCTGACCACTCAGGTGCGGGACATCGCGGCCGTGACGACGGCCGTGGCCAATGGTGATCTGTCGCAGAAGGTCACCGTGGACGTGGCCGGCGAGATGCTGGAGCTGAAGAACACCGTCAACACGATGGTCGACCAGCTGTCCGCCTTCGGTGCCGAAGTGACGCGTGTGGCACGGGAGATCGGTGTCGAGGGTGAGCTGGGCGGTCAGGCGCAGGTGCCGGGTGTGGCCGGGACTTGGAAGGACCTCACGGACTCCGTCAACACGGCGTTCCGGAACCTCACCGGACAGGTGCGGAACATCGCGCAGGTGACGACGGCGGTGGCCAACGGCGACCTCTCGCAGAAGGTCACCGTCGACGTCTCCGGCGAGATGCTCAAGATGAAGAACACCGTGAACACGATGGTGGACCAGCTGTCGAGCTTCGCCGACCAGGTGACGCGGATGGCCCGGGACGTGGGCACGGAGGGCCGCCTGGGCGGTCAGGCCCGGGTGGACGGTGTCTCGGGCACCTGGAAGGAGCTCACCGACTCCGTCAACTCGATGGCCGGGAACCTCACTTCCCAGGTGCGCAACATCGCGCAGGTGACGACGGCGGTGGCCCGGGGTGACCTGTCGCAGAAGATCGACGTGGACGCGCGCGGCGAGATCCTGGAGCTGAAGAACACCATCAACACGATGGTCGACCAGCTCTCGGCCTTCGCCGACCAGGTGACCCGGGTCGCGCGCGAGGTGGGTACGGACGGCCGGCTGGGCGGTCAGGCGCAGGTGCCGGGTGTGGCCGGTGTGTGGCGTGACCTGACGGACTCCGTGAACGGCATGGCGTCCAAACTGACCGGCCAGGTGCGCAACATCGCCCAGGTGGCCACGGCGGTGGCCCGGGGTGACCTGTCCCAGAAGATCACCGTGGACGCGCGCGGGGAGATCCTGGAGCTGAAGAACACGCTGAACACGATGGTGGACCAGCTGTCTTCGTTCGCCGAGGAGGTCACGCGTGTGGCCCGTGAGGTGGGTACGGAGGGCATCCTCGGCGGTCAGGCCGAGGTGCAGGGCGTCTCCGGCACCTGGAAGGACCTCACCCAGTCCGTGAACGGCATGGCCAACAACCTGACCATCCAGGTGCGCAACATCGCCGAGGTCACGACGGCGGTGGCCCGGGGCGATCTGTCGAAGAAGATCACCGTCGACGCCAAGGGCGAGATCCTCGAACTGGTCACGACCGTCAACACGATGGTGGACCAGCTCTCCTCCTTCGCCGAGCAGGTGACCCGGGTGGCCCGTGAGGTGGGCACCGAGGGCATCCTGGGCGGCCAGGCGCACGTGCCGGGTGTCACGGGCATCTGGAAGGACCTGAGCGACAACGTCAACCTGATGGCGAAGAACCTCACCACTCAGGTGCGGAACATCTCCCAGGTCTCGGCGGCGGTCGCCAACGGTGACCTGACACGCCAGGTCACCATCGAGGCGCGCGGTGAGGTCGCGCAGCTCGCCGACACCATCAACACGATGGTGAAGACGCTGAGTTCGTTCGCCGAGCAGGTCACCAAGGTGGCCCGTGAGGTGGGCACGGACGGCATCCTCGGCGGCCAGGCGCACGTACCCGGTGTGGCCGGTACGTGGAAGGACCTGACCGAGTCCGTGAACCAGATGGCGTCCAACCTGACCGGCCAGGTGCGCAACATCGCCATGGTGACCACGGCCATCGCCAAGGGTGACCTGACGAAGAAGATCGACATCGACGCGCGCGGGGAGATCCTGGAGCTGAAGACGACCATCAACACGATGGTCGACCAGCTGTCGTCCTTCGCGGAGGAGGTCACCCGGGTCGCCCGCGAGGTGGGCACGGAAGGGCAGCTGGGCGGCCAGGCGCGCGTGCGGGACGTGGACGGCACCTGGCGGGACCTGACGGAGTCGGTGAACGAGATGGCCGGGAACCTGACCCGGCAGGTGCGTGCCATCGCGCGCGTGGCGACCGCGGTGACCCGCGGCGATCTGAACCTGAAGATCGACGTGGACGCGTCCGGGGAGATCCAGGAACTCCAGGACTACATCAACAAGATGATCGCCAACCTGCGCGACACCACCATCGCCAACAAGGAGCAGGACTGGCTCAAGGGCAACCTGGCCCGGATCTCCGCGCTGATGCAGGGCCGCCGCGACCTGGAGGACGTGGCGTCGCTGATCATGAGCGAGCTGACCCCGGTCGTCTCCGCGCAGCACGGGGCGTTCTTCGTGGCGATGCCCCTCGTCGACGGCGAGGACATCAGCGCCACGGACGAGGACCAGTACGAGCTGCGCATGCTCGGCAGCTACGGCTACTCGATGGGCTCCATGCCGACGTCCTTCCAGCCCGGTGAGGCGCTGGTCGGGACGGCTGCCGAGGAGAAGCGCACGATCCTGGTGGAGAACGCGCCGAGCGGCTATCTGAGGATCTCCTCGGGGCTCGGTGAGGCGCCGCCCGCGCAGGTGATTGTGCTGCCGGTGCTGTTCGAGGGCAGTGTGCTCGGCGTCATCGAGCTGGCGTCCTTCACGCCGTTCACGCAGATCCAGAAGGACTTCCTGAACCAGATCGCCGAGATGATCGCGACGAGCGTCAACACCATCTCCGTCAACACCAAGACCGAGCTGCTGCTGGCGCAGTCGCAGGAGCTGACCGAGCAACTGCGGGAGCGTTCGGCAGAGTTGGAGCAGCGGCAGAAGGCCCTCCAGGCGTCCAACGCCGAACTGGAGGAGAAGGCCGAGCTGCTGGCCCAGCAGAACCGCGACATCGAGGTGAAGAACACCGAGATCGAGGAGGCGCGGCAGGTCCTGGAGGAGCGCGCCGAGCAGCTCGCGGTGTCGATGCGCTACAAGAGCGAGTTCCTGGCGAACATGTCGCACGAGCTGCGTACGCCGCTCAACTCGCTGCTGATCCTGGCCAAGCTGCTCGCCGACAACGCCGAGGGGAATCTCTCCCCGAAGCAGGTCGAGTTCGCCGAGACGATCCACGGGGCCGGGTCGGACCTGCTGCAGCTCATCAACGACATCCTCGACCTGTCGAAGGTCGAGGCGGGCAAGATGGACGTCTCCCCGACACGGATCGCGCTCGTCCAGCTCGTGGACTACGTGGAGGCCACCTTCCGGCCGCTGACCGCGGAGAAGGGCCTGGACTTGTCGGTGCGGGTCTCGCCGGAGCTGCCGGCGACGCTGCACACCGACGAGCAGCGGTTGTTGCAGGTGCTGCGCAACCTGCTGTCGAACGCGGTGAAGTTCACCGACTCCGGGTCGGTGGAGCTGGTCATCAGGCCGGCGCGGGAGGACGTGCCGCAGAAGATCCGGGAGCAGCTGCTGGAGACCGGGTCGCTGACCGATCCGGACGCGGGGCTCATCGCGTTCTCGGTGACCGACACCGGCATCGGCATCGCGTCCAGCAAGATGCGGGTGATCTTCGAGGCGTTCAAGCAGGCCGACGGCACCACCAGCCGCAAGTACGGCGGTACGGGTCTCGGGTTGTCCATCTCGCGGGAGATCGCGCAATTGCTCGGCGGTGAGATTTACGCGCAGAGCGAGCCCGGCCGTGGTTCGACGTTCACGCTGTATCTGCCGCTGTACCCCAGCGAACTGCCGCCGCAGGGCTACCAGCAGCAGCTGCCCGCCCTGGAGGCCGGTGACCTGGTGGCGTCGGCGTCCGAGCTGTCGGACGTGGAGGCCGAGACGCCGGCCGAGGTGACGTCGTACCGCGAGACGCAGAACGGGCCGGCCGCCCTGTTCCGGCGGCGCCGCAGGATGCCCGAGCTGCCGCCGCGCCCCGCGCAGCTGGAGCAGTGGACTCCGTCCGAGCAGGAGCCGGCGCCCAGGGCGAACCGCGGCATCCGGTTCGGCGGTCAGAAGGTCCTGATCGTCGACGACGACATCCGCAACGTCTTCGCCCTGACCAGCGTTCTGGAACAGCACGGCCTGTCCGTGCTGTACGCGGAGAACGGACGTGAGGGCATCGAGGTCCTGGAGCAGCATGACGACGTGGCGGTCGTGCTGATGGACATCATGATGCCCGAGATGGACGGGTACGCGACAACCACGGCGATCCGCAGGATGCCGCAGTTCGCCGGGTTGCCGATCATCGCGCTGACTGCGAAGGCGATGAAGGGCGACCGCGAGAAGGCGATCGAGTCGGGCGCTTCCGACTACGTGACGAAGCCCGTCGACCCCGATCACCTGCTGGCGGTGATGGATCAGTGGATGCGAGGGGAATGA
- a CDS encoding ribonuclease J, whose product MSHPHPELRTPPPLPEGGLRVTPLGGLGEIGRNMTVFEFGGRLLIVDCGVLFPEEEQPGIDLILPDFSSIRDRLDDIEGIVLTHGHEDHIGGVPFLLREKPDIPLIGSKLTLALIEAKLQEHRIRPYTLEVAEGHRERIGPFDCEFIAVNHSIPDALAVAIRTPAGMAVHTGDFKMDQLPLDSRLTDLHAFARLSEEGIDLLLSDSTNAEVPGFVPPEREISNVLRQVFAGARKRIIVASFASHVHRIQQILDAAHEYGRRVAFVGRSMVRNMGIARDLGYLKVPPGLVVDVKTLDDLPDSEVVLVCTGSQGEPMAALSRMANRDHQIRIVQGDTVILASSLIPGNENAVYRVINGLTRWGANVVHKGNAKVHVSGHASAGELLYFYNICRPKNLMPVHGEWRHLRANAELGALTGVPHDRIVIAEDGVAVDLVEGKAKISGKVQAGYVYVDGLSVGDVGEPALKDRRILGDEGIISVFLVIDSSTGKITGGPHIQARGSGIEDSAFADVIPRITEVLERSAQDGVVEPHQLQQLVRRTLGKWVSDTYRRRPMILPVVVEV is encoded by the coding sequence TTGAGTCATCCGCATCCCGAACTCCGCACGCCCCCGCCGCTCCCCGAGGGCGGCCTGCGCGTCACCCCGCTCGGCGGCCTCGGCGAAATCGGCCGGAACATGACGGTCTTCGAATTCGGCGGCCGCCTCCTGATCGTCGACTGCGGCGTGCTCTTCCCCGAGGAGGAGCAGCCCGGCATCGACCTGATCCTGCCGGACTTCTCGTCCATCAGGGACCGCCTCGACGACATCGAGGGCATCGTGCTCACGCACGGGCACGAGGACCACATCGGCGGTGTCCCCTTCCTCCTGCGCGAGAAGCCGGACATCCCGCTGATCGGCTCCAAGCTGACCCTCGCCCTCATCGAGGCCAAGCTCCAGGAGCACCGCATCCGCCCCTACACCCTGGAGGTGGCGGAGGGGCACCGTGAGCGCATCGGCCCGTTCGACTGCGAGTTCATCGCGGTCAACCACTCCATCCCGGACGCGCTGGCCGTGGCCATCCGCACGCCTGCGGGCATGGCGGTCCACACCGGCGACTTCAAGATGGACCAGCTCCCGCTGGACAGCCGCCTCACGGACCTTCACGCGTTCGCACGTCTGAGCGAGGAGGGCATCGACCTCCTCCTCTCGGACTCGACCAACGCCGAGGTGCCGGGTTTCGTCCCGCCCGAGCGGGAGATCTCCAACGTCCTGCGCCAGGTCTTCGCCGGCGCCCGCAAGCGCATCATCGTCGCGAGCTTCGCCAGCCATGTGCACCGCATCCAGCAGATCCTGGACGCCGCGCACGAGTACGGCCGCCGCGTGGCCTTCGTCGGCCGCTCCATGGTCCGCAACATGGGCATCGCGCGCGACCTGGGCTACTTGAAGGTCCCCCCGGGCCTGGTCGTGGACGTCAAGACGCTCGACGACCTTCCGGACAGCGAGGTGGTCCTGGTCTGCACGGGCTCCCAGGGCGAACCGATGGCCGCCCTGTCGCGCATGGCCAACCGCGACCACCAGATCCGCATCGTCCAGGGCGACACGGTCATCCTTGCGTCGTCCCTGATCCCCGGCAACGAGAACGCGGTCTACCGGGTGATCAACGGCCTCACCCGCTGGGGCGCCAACGTGGTCCACAAGGGCAACGCCAAGGTGCACGTCTCCGGCCACGCCTCCGCGGGCGAGCTGCTGTACTTCTACAACATCTGCCGCCCGAAGAACCTGATGCCTGTGCACGGCGAATGGCGCCACCTGCGCGCCAACGCCGAGCTGGGCGCCCTGACCGGCGTTCCGCACGACCGCATCGTCATCGCCGAGGACGGCGTCGCCGTCGACCTGGTCGAGGGCAAGGCGAAGATCTCCGGCAAGGTCCAGGCGGGCTACGTCTACGTCGACGGCCTCTCGGTCGGTGACGTGGGCGAGCCGGCGCTGAAGGACCGCAGGATCCTCGGCGACGAGGGCATCATCTCGGTCTTCCTGGTCATCGACTCGTCCACCGGGAAGATCACTGGCGGCCCGCACATCCAGGCCCGAGGATCCGGCATCGAGGACTCCGCCTTCGCCGACGTGATCCCCAGGATCACGGAGGTACTCGAACGCTCCGCGCAGGACGGCGTGGTCGAACCCCACCAGCTCCAGCAGCTCGTACGCCGCACGCTGGGCAAGTGGGTCTCGGACACCTACCGGCGCCGCCCGATGATCCTGCCCGTGGTGGTGGAGGTCTGA
- a CDS encoding DegT/DnrJ/EryC1/StrS family aminotransferase gives MLRAAGVGLGDEVVVPAFGNVEVAEAVTMAGALPVFADIDPATYCLDAAAVEAAVTSRTAAVVVVHRFGRLADIGRLHALGQRHGLLVLEQGESEAPYDEIAQRRERAAYLDAKLRGVRTPDDGDGHTYQQYVVRVPGNGRPDRDAFARAVRARGVECRVPVKTPVHRLPEFRRCVALPETERASDETLALPVDASLTKRDMHRIVSACNALGGLLQPAF, from the coding sequence ATGCTCAGGGCCGCCGGGGTCGGACTCGGTGACGAGGTCGTCGTGCCGGCCTTCGGGAACGTCGAGGTCGCCGAAGCCGTGACCATGGCCGGGGCTCTGCCGGTGTTCGCCGACATAGACCCCGCCACCTACTGTCTCGACGCCGCTGCTGTGGAAGCAGCGGTCACCTCGCGGACCGCGGCCGTCGTCGTCGTGCACCGCTTCGGCCGGCTCGCCGACATCGGTCGGCTGCACGCCCTCGGGCAGCGGCACGGGCTGCTGGTGCTGGAGCAAGGGGAGTCGGAGGCGCCGTACGACGAGATAGCGCAGCGCAGGGAGCGCGCGGCTTATCTCGATGCCAAGTTGAGGGGTGTGCGGACGCCGGACGACGGCGACGGGCACACCTATCAGCAGTACGTCGTGCGGGTTCCGGGTAATGGCCGGCCCGATCGGGACGCCTTCGCGCGAGCCGTGCGGGCCAGGGGAGTCGAGTGCCGGGTGCCGGTGAAGACGCCCGTGCACCGGCTGCCCGAATTCCGTCGCTGTGTCGCGCTGCCGGAGACCGAGCGGGCTTCCGATGAGACTCTCGCTCTGCCCGTGGACGCGTCGCTGACCAAGCGGGACATGCACCGGATCGTGTCGGCCTGCAACGCTCTCGGAGGGCTTCTCCAGCCCGCCTTCTGA